The Planctomycetota bacterium genome contains the following window.
TATCACCACAAAAAAGAATATGACCGGGCCATCGCGGAATTCAATCAGGCCGTAAAACTGAACCCCACGGACGCCGGTTATTACTGTTGGCGCGGGATTGCCTATTACTACAAAACAGAATATGGCCGGGCCGTGGCCGACTTCACCCAAGCGATAAAACTCAAGCCCGGAAACGCCGGCTATCACTATTGGCGCGGGACTGTTTATCAATCCAAGAAAGAATCCGGCCCGGCGATTGCCGATTACACCAAAGCCATCAAGCTCAACCCGGCCGACAGCGACTATTACTACAGCCGCGGGAACTTAAAATACCAGACGGGCGATTACGACGGCGCGCTGGCCGATTATACCAAAGCCATCGAGCTGGACCCCCTGGACCCGGAGCTTTATCTCGAGCGCGGCAACGTCCGCCATTCCGACTGGGATTATGACGGCGCGATTGCCGATTACACCAAAGCCATCGGGCTGGACCCGGAATATTCCCTGGCCTATGAAAACCGCGCGGCCGTCAAATGCTCCAAGTTTTACTTCGACAGCGCCATTGCCGACTGCACCCAGGCCATTGCCATGCACCCGTGTTCGTTTGCTTATTCCACCCGCGCCTATGCCCGGAATGAAAAAGGCGACTATGACGCGGCCATTGCCGACTGGGAACAGGCCATTAAACTAAACCCGTCCCGGGAAGAAAAACTAAGACCGCTGATTGACCGGGCCAAAAATGACCGGGAGCAGAAATAAACTCCGGCCACGAAGACCAGGAGACACCCAGGAATTCCTGCCTTCGCTATCGCGCCTGCCCCCCCGCCCCGCCCCAGCGGGGAGCCTGACGAAGTGCTGCCCGGTAAATTCCCCAAATAATTTGACATTTCTTTGTCACTAGATATATTATCTACAGTAGTAATCGCAAATAAACATCCAGAAAACCAGATACCTCTCCGCTAAACGGAGAAAGGAGTGTCTATGAGACAAACCCTAAAACTAAAACTTGGCCTCGGCCTAATTTTAGCCGTTGGCTTAATCGCCGGCTATTACGGCTGCGGCGGCGGGGGCGGCAGCAGTAGCGGCTCCAGCGGTTCTGGCGCTACTCTGCTTGACATCACCTTTGGCGGTGATGGCGTGGTAACCCATAATAATGCCGCCGGCGGAAATAGCGGTGATTATGCTTATTCGGTCGTTATGTCCGGCACCCAGATTGTGGCGGCCGGGTATAGCCGGAACGCATCAGGTAATGATGATATGGCGCTTTGGCGGTATAATGCCGATGGGACGCTTGACACCACCTTCGGCACCGGCGGCGTGGTCACCCATAACAATGCCGCGGGCGGGAATGGCAATGATTATGCTTATTCAGTGGTTATGTCCGGCAC
Protein-coding sequences here:
- a CDS encoding tetratricopeptide repeat protein, which translates into the protein MEEPKPITPTPQPEPKTSIPAVLSLIFALIGLCLGIPAIVLGVMAWIQIKRAPEKFTGLWLAVTGAILGAVELIAIILIIIIVLLIEPGTKTAQQYYDQGVSCYNQGDYDGAVKSFTKAFELNPKNADYRFWRGCAYDCQKKYDQAIADFTRAIEINPTDAGYHHWRGIAYHHKKEYDRAIAEFNQAVKLNPTDAGYYCWRGIAYYYKTEYGRAVADFTQAIKLKPGNAGYHYWRGTVYQSKKESGPAIADYTKAIKLNPADSDYYYSRGNLKYQTGDYDGALADYTKAIELDPLDPELYLERGNVRHSDWDYDGAIADYTKAIGLDPEYSLAYENRAAVKCSKFYFDSAIADCTQAIAMHPCSFAYSTRAYARNEKGDYDAAIADWEQAIKLNPSREEKLRPLIDRAKNDREQK